From Halobacillus sp. Marseille-Q1614, the proteins below share one genomic window:
- a CDS encoding AMP-binding protein, with amino-acid sequence MSTYETAWTPADELKESTRLYQWMKVHGYDNYDEFHKKSIEDIEWLWEEACSVLGIEWYKPYEEVVDLSKGPLYPKWFSGAEMNVVHNALDKWAEKESTKEKIALLWEGDNGDKTSYTFKSLQEKVNAFSNGLEDLGVSKGDIVTLFMPMLPETLISMLAIAKVGAVACPTFSGYKAEAISTRLNASRSKILITANGFYRRGKTVPMKQEADMAADRSEHLQHVIVVDRTGSADQWNPQRDIAFEELLNNSSVYETKRTKADDPCMLIYTSGTTGKPKGVLHSHAGFPIKAAFDAGICMDVCQEDTLFWYTDMGWMMGPFLVYGGLLNGASIVMFEGTPDYPNPDRLWQMVDEYNVTHIGISPTLVRSMMKHGKDWIKKHDLSSLKVIGSTGEPWNPEPWNWLFKNVGKSKVPIFNYSGGTEISGGIFGNVLVKPIQPVTFNAVLPGMDADVFDENGESLRNEVGELVIKQPWVGMTNGFFEDNERYEAAYWSRFENTWVHGDWVIADDDGYYTITGRSDDVLNVAGKRLGPAEVESVLVGHESVVEAGVIGVPHSIKGEEPVAFAVLNSKDQNREEVIDEIREFLAQKLGKALAPKRIFAVSDLPKTRNAKVMRRAIKSAFLNEPAGDLSALENPETVEEIRSIGESQTMQK; translated from the coding sequence ATGAGTACATATGAGACTGCCTGGACACCAGCTGACGAATTGAAAGAGAGCACTAGACTCTATCAGTGGATGAAAGTGCACGGATATGATAATTATGATGAATTTCATAAAAAATCAATTGAAGATATCGAGTGGCTTTGGGAAGAAGCTTGCTCTGTTTTAGGAATTGAATGGTATAAACCTTATGAAGAAGTAGTTGATCTCTCAAAAGGCCCCCTCTACCCTAAATGGTTCAGCGGCGCTGAGATGAATGTCGTTCATAATGCTCTCGATAAGTGGGCTGAAAAAGAGTCAACTAAGGAGAAAATCGCCTTATTATGGGAAGGTGACAATGGTGATAAAACCTCCTACACGTTTAAAAGCCTGCAGGAAAAAGTAAACGCTTTCTCGAATGGCTTAGAAGATTTAGGAGTTTCTAAAGGAGATATCGTGACTTTATTTATGCCGATGCTTCCCGAAACGCTAATTTCAATGCTTGCGATTGCTAAAGTTGGCGCCGTTGCCTGCCCTACTTTTTCAGGCTATAAGGCCGAGGCAATCTCCACTCGTCTCAATGCTTCAAGATCAAAAATTCTTATAACTGCCAATGGCTTTTATCGGCGCGGCAAAACCGTCCCTATGAAACAGGAAGCTGATATGGCTGCCGATCGCAGTGAACATTTACAGCATGTAATCGTCGTCGACCGAACAGGTTCCGCCGACCAGTGGAACCCGCAGAGAGATATTGCGTTTGAAGAGCTTTTAAACAACTCCTCTGTTTATGAAACAAAGCGTACAAAAGCAGATGATCCTTGTATGCTCATTTACACGTCAGGAACGACAGGAAAACCAAAAGGCGTCCTTCATTCTCATGCAGGTTTTCCAATTAAAGCAGCATTTGATGCCGGCATCTGTATGGATGTCTGCCAGGAAGATACACTGTTCTGGTATACCGATATGGGCTGGATGATGGGTCCTTTCCTCGTATACGGCGGACTTTTAAATGGAGCATCCATCGTAATGTTTGAAGGAACTCCGGACTACCCTAACCCGGACCGTTTATGGCAGATGGTTGATGAATATAACGTGACACATATCGGTATTTCCCCGACACTTGTACGTTCGATGATGAAGCACGGAAAAGACTGGATCAAAAAGCATGACTTATCTTCATTGAAAGTTATCGGCTCCACGGGAGAACCTTGGAACCCTGAACCTTGGAACTGGCTTTTCAAAAATGTCGGCAAATCCAAAGTTCCGATTTTTAACTATTCTGGAGGAACCGAGATCTCCGGCGGTATCTTTGGCAATGTGCTCGTTAAACCGATTCAGCCGGTAACATTTAATGCCGTGCTGCCAGGTATGGATGCTGATGTTTTTGATGAAAATGGAGAATCTTTACGGAATGAGGTCGGCGAACTAGTCATTAAACAGCCCTGGGTAGGAATGACAAATGGCTTCTTTGAAGACAATGAGAGGTATGAAGCTGCTTACTGGTCCCGTTTTGAGAATACATGGGTCCACGGAGACTGGGTGATTGCTGATGATGACGGGTACTATACGATTACAGGGCGTTCTGATGACGTTTTAAACGTGGCCGGAAAACGTTTGGGACCTGCTGAAGTAGAATCGGTCCTCGTAGGTCATGAATCCGTTGTTGAAGCCGGGGTAATCGGAGTTCCCCACAGCATTAAAGGAGAAGAACCCGTCGCTTTTGCCGTACTAAACTCAAAAGATCAAAACAGAGAAGAAGTGATCGATGAAATTCGTGAATTCTTAGCTCAAAAGTTAGGAAAAGCATTGGCGCCTAAGCGGATTTTTGCAGTGTCGGATCTGCCTAAAACAAGAAATGCCAAGGTCATGCGCCGGGCGATCAAGTCTGCCTTTTTAAATGAACCGGCTGGTGATTTAAGTGCCCTGGAAAACCCGGAAACAGTAGAAGAAATCCGATCCATCGGCGAATCACAGACCATGCAGAAATAA
- a CDS encoding acyl-CoA carboxylase subunit beta yields MLDDTLQTMKEKIASGGAEKYHESNRQKGKMFVRERLKLLFDDDLNIEDAFFANNVDGSLPADGVVTGIGKINGEQVCVMANDSTVKAGSWGARTVEKIIRIQETAMKLELPMLYLVDSAGARITDQVEMFPNRRGAGRIFHNQIKLSGRVPQVCLLFGPSAAGGAYIPAFCDIVVMVDGNASMYLGSPRMAEKVIGEKVSLEEMGGASMHCSVSGCGDVLAADENEAIEFARKYLSYFPSNYRHLPHREETKLPASFEKDISELIPKNQNAPFDMYQLIDRLIDEGSFCEIKKKFAPELITGLSRIDGRVVGIIANQPRAKGGVLFPDSADKAAKFMQLCDAFNIALLFLVDIPGFMIGTKVERAGIIRHGAKMLSAMSEATVPKISVIVRKAYGAGLYAMAGPAFEPDACLALPTAQIAVMGPEAAVNAVYANKISALEESERPAFIKQKQEEYKENIDLYRLASEMVIDDVVQPDQLRGQLMQRFEAYQSKNVTFTERKHGVYPV; encoded by the coding sequence ATGCTAGACGATACGCTGCAGACAATGAAAGAGAAAATAGCTTCAGGCGGTGCTGAAAAATATCATGAAAGCAACCGGCAGAAAGGCAAGATGTTTGTTCGTGAGAGATTAAAGCTTTTATTTGATGATGATTTAAATATTGAGGATGCGTTTTTTGCAAATAACGTGGACGGATCACTTCCGGCCGATGGGGTCGTCACCGGCATTGGAAAAATCAACGGTGAGCAAGTATGTGTCATGGCTAATGATTCTACGGTTAAAGCAGGTTCATGGGGAGCAAGAACAGTAGAAAAAATCATACGGATTCAGGAAACGGCGATGAAGCTCGAACTGCCGATGCTGTACCTCGTTGATTCAGCGGGTGCGCGGATTACAGATCAAGTCGAAATGTTTCCAAACCGCCGGGGAGCGGGACGGATTTTCCATAACCAGATTAAATTATCCGGCCGGGTGCCTCAGGTTTGTTTACTGTTTGGCCCTTCAGCAGCGGGTGGTGCCTATATTCCGGCTTTCTGCGATATCGTAGTCATGGTCGACGGCAATGCCTCGATGTATTTAGGATCACCGCGAATGGCAGAAAAGGTCATTGGTGAGAAAGTAAGCTTAGAGGAAATGGGAGGCGCCTCCATGCACTGCTCTGTTTCAGGGTGTGGTGACGTCCTTGCGGCAGATGAAAACGAAGCGATTGAGTTCGCCCGTAAGTATTTGAGTTATTTCCCTTCGAATTATCGTCATCTTCCTCACAGGGAAGAAACGAAACTTCCAGCTTCTTTTGAAAAAGATATTTCCGAGCTGATACCAAAAAATCAGAACGCTCCGTTTGATATGTATCAATTAATCGACCGGCTGATCGATGAGGGCAGTTTCTGTGAGATAAAGAAGAAGTTTGCACCAGAGTTAATTACTGGCCTCTCTCGGATCGATGGGCGTGTGGTTGGCATAATTGCTAATCAACCACGGGCTAAAGGCGGCGTTTTATTCCCGGATTCAGCGGATAAAGCGGCAAAGTTTATGCAGCTGTGTGACGCGTTTAACATTGCGCTGCTCTTTCTTGTGGATATCCCAGGATTTATGATCGGGACGAAAGTAGAGCGTGCAGGCATTATCAGGCACGGAGCAAAAATGCTTTCTGCGATGAGTGAAGCGACAGTGCCTAAAATTTCTGTTATCGTTCGTAAAGCATACGGAGCGGGCCTTTATGCGATGGCAGGGCCGGCGTTTGAACCAGATGCCTGCTTAGCTTTGCCAACGGCACAAATCGCCGTGATGGGACCGGAAGCTGCGGTTAATGCCGTGTATGCCAACAAAATTTCCGCCCTTGAGGAATCTGAGCGTCCGGCATTTATCAAACAGAAACAGGAAGAGTATAAAGAGAATATCGATCTTTACCGGTTAGCTTCAGAAATGGTGATCGATGATGTCGTACAGCCTGATCAGCTGCGCGGCCAGCTGATGCAGCGCTTTGAAGCCTATCAATCTAAAAACGTCACCTTCACAGAAAGAAAGCATGGCGTTTATCCTGTATAA
- a CDS encoding enoyl-CoA hydratase encodes MSLVTLHYLEEYIAVLTLNREKAANSLSNNLLDELQVKTEEIRQSPARVVVITGAGEKAFCAGADLKERSEMTEQEVVAAVKKIGDTIRKVEQLPIPVIAMINGAAYGGGLELALACDLRVMADHTKVGLTETSLAIIPGAGGTQRLPRLISPGHAKRLIFTAKPVTAEEALQLNLVESIYSADRLEEETLALARQIASNGPVALKQAKKAIDCGLNTNLQTGLAFEHECYKYTIPTSDRLEGLQAFKEKRSPSYKGE; translated from the coding sequence ATGTCACTCGTAACGCTTCATTACTTAGAAGAATATATAGCCGTACTTACGCTCAACCGTGAAAAAGCGGCGAACAGCTTATCAAATAACCTGCTGGATGAACTGCAGGTGAAAACGGAGGAAATCAGACAGTCACCTGCCCGTGTGGTTGTCATTACAGGTGCAGGTGAAAAAGCTTTTTGTGCCGGTGCTGACTTAAAAGAACGCTCGGAAATGACGGAGCAGGAAGTTGTTGCGGCCGTTAAGAAAATTGGCGACACGATACGTAAGGTTGAACAGCTGCCTATACCAGTAATTGCGATGATCAACGGCGCTGCTTATGGTGGAGGCCTTGAACTTGCACTGGCTTGTGATTTGAGGGTAATGGCCGATCATACAAAAGTGGGACTGACCGAAACCTCATTAGCGATTATCCCGGGAGCCGGAGGAACCCAGCGGCTTCCCCGTTTAATCAGTCCAGGACATGCTAAGCGGTTAATTTTCACAGCAAAACCCGTTACAGCAGAGGAAGCTTTACAATTAAATCTTGTCGAAAGTATTTACAGTGCAGATCGATTAGAAGAAGAAACGCTCGCTTTAGCCCGGCAAATCGCAAGTAACGGCCCTGTGGCATTAAAACAAGCGAAAAAGGCAATTGATTGTGGTCTTAATACAAACCTACAGACAGGTTTAGCATTCGAACATGAATGCTACAAATATACAATTCCAACGAGTGATCGATTGGAAGGGTTACAGGCGTTTAAGGAAAAGCGTTCTCCCAGCTATAAAGGGGAGTAG
- a CDS encoding hydroxymethylglutaryl-CoA lyase: MNKWPSSVTIKEVGPRDGLQNEAVHVPTEDKVRWIDMLSEAGYQSIEFSSFVHPKWIPQLKDAKDVAGQISRKPGITYAALVPNQKGLKAAIETGVDEAAVFMSASETHNKKNINKSIEETFHVLKDVVHKAKQQGMRVRGYLSTVFGCPYDGATSVDDVIYISRRLLDMGIDELSLGDTIGVANPRQVDEVLTRLLQKIDKEKVALHFHNTQGMALANVLVSLEHGITTFDSALGGLGGCPYAKGASGNLATDDLVHMLHGMGIETGIDEEKLKEAALFIQKALGKELPSHQMQILNRGTEG; encoded by the coding sequence ATGAATAAATGGCCGTCATCAGTAACAATCAAGGAAGTGGGACCAAGGGATGGACTACAAAATGAAGCGGTTCACGTACCGACGGAAGATAAAGTCCGCTGGATCGATATGCTGTCAGAAGCAGGGTATCAATCGATTGAATTCAGTTCATTTGTCCACCCGAAATGGATTCCGCAGTTAAAAGATGCGAAAGACGTTGCCGGACAGATCAGCCGAAAACCCGGGATTACTTATGCTGCTCTAGTTCCTAATCAAAAAGGACTAAAGGCAGCGATCGAAACAGGGGTCGATGAAGCGGCTGTCTTTATGTCAGCGAGTGAAACACATAATAAGAAAAACATTAACAAATCAATTGAAGAGACATTTCATGTTTTAAAAGACGTCGTTCATAAAGCAAAGCAGCAGGGAATGCGGGTGCGCGGCTACCTGTCTACTGTTTTTGGCTGCCCTTATGATGGGGCGACTTCCGTAGATGATGTGATATACATCTCAAGGCGGCTGCTCGATATGGGAATTGATGAATTATCGCTCGGTGATACAATTGGCGTGGCTAATCCTCGTCAGGTGGATGAGGTGCTTACAAGGCTTTTGCAAAAAATTGATAAAGAAAAGGTTGCCCTGCATTTTCACAATACTCAAGGAATGGCTTTAGCTAATGTTCTCGTTTCTTTAGAGCATGGGATTACAACTTTCGATAGTGCGCTTGGGGGCCTTGGCGGCTGTCCTTATGCAAAAGGGGCCTCAGGTAACTTAGCCACAGATGATCTCGTTCATATGCTTCACGGTATGGGAATTGAAACAGGGATTGATGAAGAGAAGCTGAAAGAAGCGGCTCTCTTTATTCAGAAGGCGCTCGGTAAAGAGCTTCCAAGCCACCAAATGCAAATATTAAACCGAGGAACAGAAGGGTAG
- a CDS encoding acetyl-CoA carboxylase biotin carboxyl carrier protein subunit — MNEVKASMAGSVWKIVANQGDSVQDGEDIVILESMKMEIPIPAEKSGTIKELKVTEGDFVNEGDIIAIIE, encoded by the coding sequence ATGAACGAAGTAAAAGCATCTATGGCAGGAAGCGTATGGAAAATTGTCGCCAATCAGGGGGACAGTGTGCAGGACGGAGAGGACATCGTGATCTTAGAATCTATGAAAATGGAAATCCCGATTCCAGCAGAGAAGAGCGGCACGATCAAAGAGTTAAAGGTCACTGAGGGAGACTTCGTCAATGAAGGAGATATAATCGCAATCATTGAGTAA
- a CDS encoding acetyl/propionyl/methylcrotonyl-CoA carboxylase subunit alpha has protein sequence MFSKILIANRGEIASRVIRTCQKMNIKTVAVYSEADQEAPFVKEADESYLIGKPRVNESYLNIEKILQAAKNSGAEAIHPGYGLLSEHSGFAQSVREAGLTFIGPSADVISTMGDKIAARKHMEQAGVPVVPGTMESIADVEAAKKKAEEFGYPVMLKAAAGGGGIGMQAVSTPEELEKAFEGNQKRAKTFFGNGDMFIEKLIVNPRHIEIQVLADEHGNAVYLFERECSIQRRHQKVIEEAPSPFLSEKTREKMGESALKAVRALRYVNAGTMEFLVDEEENFYFLEMNTRLQVEHPVTEEITGVDLVEQQLRVANGEKLTFSQNDLTIIGHAIEARIYAEDPNTFYPSPGQLTKLQLPKGEGIRHELAVHEKSQVTPFYDPMIAKLIVHASTREEAIDRMTKALHQYEVEGIKSNVTMLKRILTHEKFIAGETTTSFVSDYYIPTVTNH, from the coding sequence ATGTTTTCCAAGATTTTAATTGCCAATCGCGGCGAGATCGCCTCTCGAGTCATCCGTACATGTCAAAAAATGAATATTAAAACCGTGGCGGTTTATTCAGAAGCCGATCAGGAGGCACCGTTTGTAAAAGAAGCTGATGAAAGTTATTTAATCGGCAAGCCGCGAGTGAACGAATCATATTTAAATATCGAAAAAATCCTGCAGGCGGCGAAGAACTCAGGAGCGGAAGCCATTCATCCGGGCTACGGACTGTTAAGCGAGCATAGCGGTTTCGCACAATCAGTCAGGGAAGCCGGACTTACTTTTATCGGACCATCGGCTGATGTTATTTCCACAATGGGAGATAAAATCGCCGCACGAAAACATATGGAGCAGGCGGGAGTACCTGTGGTTCCAGGCACGATGGAGTCGATCGCAGATGTAGAAGCTGCGAAGAAGAAAGCAGAAGAGTTTGGTTATCCCGTGATGCTCAAAGCGGCCGCAGGAGGCGGGGGAATCGGCATGCAGGCCGTTTCAACTCCTGAAGAATTAGAAAAAGCTTTTGAAGGCAATCAAAAGCGAGCAAAAACTTTCTTCGGAAATGGCGATATGTTTATTGAGAAGCTCATCGTCAACCCGCGCCATATTGAAATCCAGGTACTTGCGGATGAACATGGAAATGCGGTTTATCTCTTTGAAAGAGAATGCTCGATTCAGCGCCGTCACCAGAAAGTGATTGAAGAAGCTCCATCGCCTTTTTTATCAGAGAAAACGAGAGAAAAGATGGGCGAAAGCGCCTTAAAAGCTGTACGTGCTTTAAGGTACGTCAATGCAGGAACGATGGAATTCTTAGTTGATGAAGAGGAAAACTTCTACTTCTTAGAAATGAATACGAGGCTGCAGGTTGAACACCCGGTGACCGAGGAAATTACTGGAGTCGATTTAGTCGAACAGCAGCTGCGGGTTGCAAACGGGGAAAAGCTTACATTCAGCCAAAATGACCTTACGATTATCGGCCATGCCATCGAAGCGAGAATTTATGCGGAGGATCCAAATACGTTTTATCCTTCACCAGGTCAGTTAACTAAGCTTCAGCTGCCAAAGGGAGAAGGCATTCGTCATGAGCTTGCTGTTCATGAGAAATCCCAGGTTACTCCGTTTTATGATCCGATGATCGCAAAGCTTATCGTCCATGCCTCTACAAGGGAAGAAGCCATTGATAGAATGACAAAAGCTCTTCATCAATATGAAGTGGAAGGCATTAAATCAAATGTGACGATGCTTAAGAGAATACTAACTCATGAAAAATTTATCGCAGGAGAAACCACCACATCATTTGTATCAGATTATTATATACCGACTGTAACGAACCACTAA
- a CDS encoding AMP-binding protein, translated as MSLLNLTVGELLEKQAEQHPDHEAMVYPEQALRKTYRELNQMVDEAAKGFMALGIEKGDHMAIWADNKPEWLVSQFASGKMGSVLVTVNTNYRAQELEYLLKQSDSSTLILAEEFRGVSYIDILREICPELEYSEKGDLQSEKLPHLKNIVVLSEKSYAGCYSWKDVLEAGRKVSDEELKERHGTLDHEEVINMQYTSGTTGFPKGVMLSHHNIVNNGKQVAECIKLTKEDRLCIPVPFFHCFGCVMGTIASVSQGATMVVLEQFHPEKVLRAVKEESCTALHGVPTMFIAELNDPSFDTYRPTTLRTGIMAGSICPMEVMKDVMNKMGVEEITIAYGQTESSPVITQTKTDDPVELKVRSVGKAHPNVEVKVIEPATGEENPPGIPGELCTRGYLVMQGYYKNEEATQAAIDPDGWLHTGDIAVMDENGYFEITGRMKDMIIRGGENVYPREIEEFLYQHPDVLDVQVVGVPDKKFGEEIVAFIIKKEGTEVTEEEIREFCEGMISKHKIPRYIRFIDEYPMTASGKIQKFKLKEEALEQADIKK; from the coding sequence ATGAGTCTTTTAAATCTTACCGTAGGTGAATTATTAGAAAAACAGGCCGAGCAGCACCCCGATCATGAAGCGATGGTTTATCCTGAACAAGCTTTAAGAAAAACATATCGCGAACTTAATCAGATGGTCGATGAAGCGGCGAAAGGCTTTATGGCTTTAGGTATTGAAAAAGGGGACCATATGGCGATTTGGGCCGATAACAAACCTGAATGGCTCGTTTCTCAGTTTGCGAGCGGGAAAATGGGGTCAGTCCTTGTGACAGTCAATACGAACTATAGGGCCCAGGAACTTGAATACTTGTTAAAACAGTCCGATTCTTCGACTTTAATTTTAGCAGAAGAATTTAGAGGCGTATCTTATATAGACATTTTAAGAGAAATCTGCCCGGAGCTAGAGTACTCCGAAAAAGGAGATTTACAAAGTGAGAAACTCCCTCACCTTAAAAACATAGTTGTCTTAAGTGAGAAGAGTTATGCCGGATGCTATTCCTGGAAGGACGTCCTTGAGGCTGGACGGAAAGTCAGCGATGAAGAGCTTAAAGAGCGTCATGGTACCCTGGATCATGAAGAAGTGATCAACATGCAGTATACGTCAGGGACCACCGGTTTTCCTAAAGGCGTCATGCTCAGCCACCATAACATCGTTAACAATGGAAAGCAGGTAGCCGAATGTATCAAGCTTACAAAAGAAGACCGTCTCTGTATCCCTGTTCCCTTCTTTCACTGCTTCGGCTGTGTGATGGGGACAATTGCCTCCGTTTCCCAAGGAGCGACAATGGTCGTTTTAGAACAGTTTCATCCGGAAAAAGTGCTCCGCGCTGTTAAAGAAGAATCTTGTACGGCTCTTCACGGAGTTCCAACGATGTTTATTGCTGAACTAAATGATCCAAGCTTTGACACTTATCGCCCAACTACACTTAGAACCGGCATTATGGCTGGATCGATCTGTCCAATGGAAGTGATGAAAGACGTTATGAATAAAATGGGTGTAGAAGAAATTACGATCGCATACGGTCAGACAGAATCTTCACCGGTGATTACGCAGACAAAAACAGACGATCCTGTTGAACTAAAAGTCCGCAGTGTCGGAAAAGCACACCCGAATGTAGAAGTAAAAGTAATTGAACCTGCTACCGGGGAAGAAAATCCTCCTGGTATCCCTGGGGAGCTCTGCACGAGAGGATATCTCGTCATGCAAGGCTATTACAAGAACGAAGAAGCTACTCAAGCTGCCATTGATCCAGATGGATGGCTTCACACCGGTGATATTGCGGTTATGGACGAGAACGGCTATTTCGAGATTACCGGACGAATGAAAGACATGATTATTCGCGGCGGAGAAAACGTCTATCCAAGAGAAATTGAAGAGTTTCTCTATCAGCACCCTGATGTTCTTGATGTTCAGGTTGTCGGTGTTCCTGATAAAAAATTCGGCGAGGAAATCGTGGCGTTTATTATTAAGAAAGAAGGAACGGAAGTCACAGAAGAAGAGATCCGCGAGTTCTGCGAAGGCATGATCTCAAAGCATAAAATTCCTCGCTACATCCGTTTTATTGATGAATATCCAATGACAGCCAGCGGAAAGATTCAAAAATTCAAGTTAAAAGAAGAAGCGCTTGAGCAAGCAGATATAAAAAAATAA
- a CDS encoding acyl-CoA dehydrogenase: protein MNFELTKEQEMTKKMVCDFADEVIRPRAVEIDEKAQFPKDIFDEMGKLGLLGIPFPEEYGGSGGDTLTYALAVEEIGKVCGSTGLSYAAAVSLGASPIYYFGTEEQKQEYLVPLAKGEGLASFGLTEPNAGSDAGGTKTRAELKGDKYVLNGEKCWITNAEYARSITVTAVSGKREDGKNIISAFIVPKDTKGMKITSPYEKMGVRGSNTSEIILEDVEIPKENILGDPHGGFKQFLYTLDGGRISIAALALGIAQASLDKALAYAKERKQFGQPISNFQAIQFKLADMAMEVELARNMVLKAAWLKDQGKPFSKEAAFAKLYASETAFRSANQAIQIHGGYGYMREYEVERFLRDAKLLEIGEGTSEIQRMVIARQLGC, encoded by the coding sequence ATGAATTTTGAATTGACGAAAGAGCAGGAAATGACGAAAAAAATGGTGTGTGATTTCGCTGATGAGGTGATCCGCCCGCGTGCAGTGGAGATTGATGAAAAAGCTCAATTTCCTAAGGACATTTTTGATGAGATGGGTAAACTCGGATTGCTGGGGATTCCCTTCCCAGAAGAATATGGTGGCTCAGGCGGCGATACGCTTACGTACGCGCTGGCCGTTGAAGAGATAGGAAAAGTATGCGGTTCTACCGGCTTAAGCTATGCGGCGGCTGTTTCGCTTGGAGCAAGCCCTATTTATTACTTCGGTACAGAAGAGCAGAAACAGGAGTATCTCGTTCCTTTAGCTAAAGGAGAAGGGTTAGCTTCTTTTGGTCTGACAGAACCGAACGCAGGTTCGGATGCCGGAGGAACGAAGACTCGTGCCGAGCTTAAAGGCGATAAATATGTGCTCAATGGTGAAAAATGCTGGATCACAAATGCCGAATATGCACGTTCAATTACCGTCACGGCGGTCAGCGGCAAGCGCGAAGACGGCAAAAATATCATCTCGGCCTTTATTGTTCCAAAAGATACGAAAGGCATGAAGATTACAAGCCCTTATGAAAAGATGGGTGTCCGCGGATCTAATACATCTGAGATCATTTTAGAAGATGTCGAGATTCCAAAAGAGAATATTCTAGGAGATCCACATGGAGGATTTAAGCAGTTTCTTTATACGTTAGATGGCGGAAGAATCTCTATCGCAGCCCTTGCACTTGGAATTGCGCAGGCTTCTCTTGATAAAGCCCTCGCTTATGCCAAAGAAAGAAAACAGTTTGGCCAGCCGATTTCAAACTTCCAGGCGATCCAATTTAAGCTTGCCGATATGGCGATGGAAGTCGAGCTTGCTAGGAACATGGTGCTTAAAGCAGCATGGCTGAAAGATCAAGGAAAACCTTTTTCAAAAGAAGCGGCGTTTGCCAAGCTGTACGCTTCTGAAACAGCTTTCCGCAGTGCAAACCAGGCGATTCAGATTCACGGCGGCTATGGTTACATGAGGGAATATGAAGTCGAGCGTTTCCTGCGCGATGCGAAGCTGCTGGAAATCGGTGAAGGAACTTCAGAAATACAGCGTATGGTCATTGCTCGTCAGTTAGGCTGCTAA
- a CDS encoding TetR/AcrR family transcriptional regulator, protein MNNLREKIIETSLRLFEQYGFHGVTVKQIVEASKTSKGGFYHHFHSKEELLFVIHDAFITYVSKEARAAMAIHSSPVYQIQAIIRSFVKVFDLYKPHISVFYQESIYLKPAYEKQIKRKRDEFKQMVLQVIEEGQTTGHFRKEVPPILVTMSILGMVNWIYKWYDPDGEFSIDEIADAYIDLVLHSLLTTGNEAHYQEQMLKVPFFYN, encoded by the coding sequence ATGAATAATCTTCGAGAAAAAATTATTGAAACATCGCTGCGGTTGTTTGAACAGTATGGCTTTCACGGGGTAACCGTCAAACAGATCGTCGAAGCGTCCAAAACCTCTAAAGGAGGGTTTTATCACCACTTTCATTCTAAAGAGGAGCTTCTTTTTGTCATTCACGATGCCTTCATTACATACGTATCAAAGGAAGCGAGGGCAGCGATGGCGATTCATTCTTCACCCGTTTATCAAATCCAGGCGATCATCCGGTCGTTTGTTAAAGTGTTTGACCTTTATAAGCCGCACATATCCGTTTTTTATCAGGAAAGTATTTATTTAAAACCCGCTTATGAAAAACAAATTAAGCGCAAACGTGATGAATTTAAGCAAATGGTTCTTCAAGTCATTGAAGAAGGTCAGACAACAGGCCACTTCCGAAAAGAAGTTCCACCTATACTAGTAACCATGAGCATTCTTGGCATGGTGAACTGGATTTATAAATGGTATGACCCCGATGGAGAATTTTCGATTGATGAAATTGCCGATGCTTATATTGATTTAGTGCTCCATTCGCTTTTAACAACAGGAAACGAAGCTCACTACCAGGAGCAGATGCTTAAGGTTCCTTTTTTTTACAACTAA